One region of Peromyscus eremicus chromosome 4, PerEre_H2_v1, whole genome shotgun sequence genomic DNA includes:
- the Atp5f1e gene encoding ATP synthase subunit epsilon, mitochondrial encodes MVAYWRQAGLSYIRFSQICAKAVRDALKTEFKANAEKTSGSSIKIVKVKKE; translated from the exons ATGGTGGCGTACTGGCGGCAGGCTGGACTCAG CTACATCCGGTTCTCCCAGATCTGTGCAAAAGCAGTGAGGGATGCCCTGAAGACCGAGTTCAAAGCAAACGCGGAGAAGACTTCCGGCAGCAGCATAAAGATCGTGAAAGTGAAGAAGGAGTAG